From the Parafrankia discariae genome, one window contains:
- a CDS encoding transposase family protein — protein sequence IYLYADKGYVGGESDLLLVPRKKPANGELSDGLKESNRVLAATRAPGERGFAVLKNWRVLSRFRGCPRRVGEFTQAVFVLEQEGI from the coding sequence GATCTACCTCTACGCCGACAAGGGCTACGTCGGCGGCGAGAGCGATCTGCTCCTCGTGCCCCGTAAGAAGCCCGCGAACGGCGAACTTTCCGACGGCCTCAAGGAGAGCAACCGCGTCCTCGCGGCCACCCGCGCACCCGGCGAACGCGGCTTCGCGGTCCTGAAGAACTGGCGCGTGCTCAGCCGTTTCCGCGGCTGCCCACGCCGGGTCGGCGAGTTCACCCAGGCCGTCTTCGTCCTGGAACAGGAGGGAATCTAG
- a CDS encoding serine/threonine-protein kinase gives MNTTPPGAPGGSVPAWDAVFTPLTPQDPRQISGYLLRARIGEGGMGAVYLSYTPGGRPVALKIARPEFAADPEFRRRFATEVTIAQRVQGLYTAPVIDCDPNAPRPWLATAYVAAPSLAAAVARQGPLPLETVLVLIAGVAEALQSIHAAGVIHRDLKPGNVILAADGPRVIDFGISRAVEASSGAITQTGARVGTPAFMAPEQVQGKTLAAPGDVFALGSTAYYAVTGELPFGGDAAVFHRIEHRPPDWDRCPEQVRAVLEPCVEKDPAARPTPAALIELCREASTDERLRIGEGWLPPTVVADLTRYSITPPGPPAPAPPPQNQGTTWPPAPPAPSTPGPWSAPPLPGHPGRGGAGRGHVPWLLGGLAAAAIVVVAALLLNQGDQPADRLAGTGSTQNPPTGTNDPVVDQTTTESTADITPSGRSRSSTSPSASSADNPVVPDSSTAPGVLAQEQLRMTDAADSVDVEQRPLTVDPGGGYGAFYMYDAQVKSYQRLALWSGPGEPTAANCEFLLRTQPMSQLDNHAGLRFCVAGSGSHIASGNVLSYDNGVSQVRVTVWNVKFGD, from the coding sequence ATGAACACCACGCCACCCGGTGCGCCCGGGGGATCGGTGCCGGCGTGGGACGCGGTGTTCACGCCGCTCACCCCACAGGACCCTCGGCAGATCAGCGGATATCTGCTCCGGGCACGGATCGGTGAGGGCGGAATGGGCGCGGTGTACCTGTCGTACACGCCCGGTGGCCGCCCGGTGGCGCTCAAGATCGCCCGGCCGGAGTTCGCCGCGGATCCGGAGTTCCGCCGCCGCTTCGCGACGGAGGTGACGATCGCCCAACGGGTGCAGGGCCTCTACACCGCACCGGTCATCGACTGCGACCCGAACGCCCCGCGCCCGTGGCTGGCGACCGCCTACGTCGCCGCACCCTCGCTCGCCGCCGCCGTCGCACGCCAGGGCCCGCTGCCGCTGGAGACCGTTCTGGTACTGATCGCCGGGGTCGCGGAGGCGCTGCAGTCCATCCACGCGGCCGGTGTGATCCACCGGGATCTCAAGCCGGGGAACGTCATCCTCGCCGCCGACGGACCCCGGGTCATCGACTTCGGCATCTCCCGGGCGGTCGAGGCCTCCTCGGGGGCGATCACCCAGACCGGAGCACGAGTCGGAACGCCCGCGTTCATGGCACCGGAACAGGTGCAGGGAAAGACCCTCGCGGCTCCCGGCGACGTGTTCGCCCTGGGTTCCACCGCCTACTACGCGGTCACCGGTGAGCTGCCGTTCGGCGGGGATGCCGCGGTCTTCCACCGCATCGAGCACAGACCCCCTGACTGGGACCGCTGCCCGGAGCAGGTCCGCGCGGTGCTCGAGCCGTGCGTGGAGAAGGACCCGGCGGCCCGGCCGACCCCCGCCGCGCTGATCGAGCTCTGCCGCGAGGCCTCGACCGACGAACGGCTCCGCATCGGCGAGGGCTGGCTCCCGCCGACCGTGGTCGCGGACCTCACCCGCTACAGCATCACCCCGCCCGGACCGCCTGCCCCGGCGCCCCCGCCCCAGAACCAGGGGACGACCTGGCCGCCAGCGCCCCCCGCGCCGTCCACACCTGGTCCATGGAGCGCGCCGCCCCTGCCCGGACACCCGGGCAGGGGCGGCGCGGGCCGCGGGCACGTCCCCTGGCTCCTCGGCGGGCTCGCCGCGGCGGCCATCGTCGTGGTGGCCGCGCTGCTGCTGAACCAGGGCGACCAGCCCGCGGATCGGCTCGCGGGCACCGGCTCCACGCAGAATCCGCCGACCGGCACCAACGACCCCGTCGTCGACCAGACCACGACCGAGTCCACCGCTGACATCACGCCATCGGGTCGTTCCCGGTCGAGTACTTCACCGAGCGCATCCTCCGCGGATAACCCGGTGGTCCCGGACTCGTCGACAGCGCCTGGCGTGCTGGCCCAGGAACAGCTGCGCATGACGGACGCGGCCGACTCGGTCGACGTCGAGCAGCGACCACTCACAGTCGATCCAGGCGGAGGCTACGGGGCCTTCTACATGTACGACGCCCAGGTCAAGTCCTACCAGCGTCTCGCTCTGTGGTCTGGCCCGGGTGAACCGACCGCTGCCAACTGCGAGTTTCTGTTGCGGACCCAGCCGATGTCGCAGCTCGACAACCATGCCGGCCTTCGCTTCTGTGTGGCCGGATCGGGCTCCCACATCGCCTCGGGCAACGTGCTGTCGTACGACAACGGAGTCAGCCAGGTTCGCGTCACGGTCTGGAACGTCAAGTTCGGCGACTGA